The following coding sequences lie in one Hippoglossus hippoglossus isolate fHipHip1 chromosome 14, fHipHip1.pri, whole genome shotgun sequence genomic window:
- the map3k7cl gene encoding MAP3K7 C-terminal-like protein produces MITSTRRVSPDKSEVRIAFSLEETSDVKDVGDLAKTFPDLEQRLQPVPPCGSRRESVQVHKEHCRMAREFHQVKHEMSLLEDRKRKLLVELVEDEKVAVEIARLEEEFRRLTEENRNLVTVHNERAQQLERLCLSDRTSRDSSS; encoded by the exons ATGATCACCTCAACCAGAAGAGTGTCTCCCGATAAATCTGAAGTTAGAATCGCCTTCAGCCTCGAAGAAACCtcag ATGTAAAAGATGTGGGGGACCTCGCGAAGACTTTCCCAGACCTCGAACAGCGATTACAG CCAGTTCCCCCCTGCGGGTCTCGGAGAGAGAGTGTCCAGGTGCACAAGGAGCACTGCAGGATGGCCAGAGAGTTCCACCAGGTCAAACATGAGATGTCCCTGCTGGAGGACCGCAA GCGCAAGttgctggtggagctggtggaggacgAGAAGGTCGCCGTGGAGATTGCCCGTCTCGAGGAGGAGTTCCGGCGTCTGACGGAGGAGAACCGCAACTTGGTGACTGTCCACAACGAGCGCGCGCAGCAGCTGGAGAGGCTCTGCCTGTCTGACCGAACCAGTCGCGACTCCTCCTcgtga